One segment of Penaeus chinensis breed Huanghai No. 1 chromosome 14, ASM1920278v2, whole genome shotgun sequence DNA contains the following:
- the LOC125032126 gene encoding SPRY domain-containing protein 7-like: MAMYLCCFRQLCGTSPRASVPIKTTPTIILDTGYMGHEVVIVKNGIRICGTGGALGNIPILQNKAYFEVKLQQSGVWGMGIATRNANLNKVPLGEDSQSWVLCSDGCVRHNGEEKYKIADIPQEGDILGVSYDHVELNFYINGKPTNTPVTSFKGTVYPVLYVDDGAIMDVIFENFSHGPPPGYDSIMVEKSLLEND, translated from the exons ATGGCAATGTATCTCTGTTGTTTCCGGCAATTGTGTGGCACTTCACCCAGGGCGAGTGTGCCCATTAAGACCACGCCCACTATCATCCTCGATACGGGCTATATGG GCCATGAAGTTGTGATTGTAAAAAATGGCATCAGGATCTGTGGCACAGGTGGGGCACTGGGTAACATACCAATCCTACAGAACAAAGCATATTTTGAAGTGAAGCTCCAGCAGTCAG GGGTGTGGGGTATGGGAATCGCAACAAGGAATGCCAATCTCAATAAGGTTCCCCTCGGAGAAGACTCTCAATCATGGGTTTTATGTTCCGATGGCTGCGTGCGACACAATGGTGAGGAGAAGTACAAAATTGCTGATATTCCCCAGGAAGGAGATATTCTG GGTGTCAGTTATGACCATGTTGAACTAAACTTCTATATCAATGGGAAACCAACCAACACCCCAGTCACAAGTTTTAAGGGTACTGTGTATCCAGTCCTATATG TTGACGATGGTGCTATTATGGATGTAATATTCGAAAACTTTAGCCATGGACCTCCACCAGGATACGATTCAATAATGGTTGAGAAATCTCTATTGGAGAATGATTAG